From one Actinopolyspora saharensis genomic stretch:
- a CDS encoding SigE family RNA polymerase sigma factor codes for MDELTAELVELYHEHYRELLRMALLLVDDRSAAEDVVQDAFTRVFDSRSRLRDREKALAYLRQTVLNRARSLLRRRQVSKRYQHRLVQREPAPDDSVRGVDRTVLAEAIARLPRRQREAVVLRYYADFSEAYTAEMMKVTPGAVKAYCSRGVARLSSLLRERV; via the coding sequence ATGGATGAGCTGACGGCCGAACTCGTAGAGCTTTACCACGAGCACTACCGCGAACTGCTGCGGATGGCTCTGCTGCTCGTCGACGACAGGTCCGCGGCCGAGGACGTGGTGCAGGACGCGTTCACGCGCGTGTTCGACTCGAGATCCCGTCTGCGTGACCGGGAGAAAGCGTTGGCCTATCTGAGGCAGACCGTGCTCAATCGGGCGCGGTCGCTGCTGCGCAGGAGACAGGTCTCCAAGCGTTATCAGCACCGGCTGGTGCAGCGCGAACCCGCTCCCGACGACAGCGTCCGCGGGGTGGATCGCACTGTTCTCGCCGAGGCGATCGCCCGGCTGCCCCGGCGCCAGCGCGAGGCCGTGGTGCTGCGCTACTACGCCGACTTCAGCGAGGCCTACACGGCGGAGATGATGAAGGTGACTCCGGGGGCGGTGAAGGCCTACTGCTCGCGCGGAGTCGCGCGGTTGTCGAGTTTGCTGAGGGAGCGCGTGTGA
- a CDS encoding LLM class F420-dependent oxidoreductase codes for MKFGISTFVTDEGIDPAELGVAAEQRGFDAMFLAEHTHIPSSRETPYPGGTDLPRHYYRTLDPFVSLTAAAVATKHLLVATGIALMIQRDPIITAKEIASLDRVSGGRAILGVGAGWNREEMRNHGTEPAHRGALMDERIRAIRSLWTEEVAEFHGDHVDIEASYCWPKPVQQPHPPIYVGGESERSVERVAEYGGGWLPRAGTEDLAGSIARVRDRAGWRVPVSLYAAGDDAASVEEYARAGVDRVLFYLPTVDRDSTLRYLDQFSELARKAL; via the coding sequence ATGAAATTCGGTATATCCACGTTCGTCACCGACGAGGGAATCGACCCGGCCGAGCTGGGCGTGGCCGCCGAGCAGCGCGGCTTCGACGCGATGTTTCTGGCCGAGCACACGCACATTCCCAGCAGCAGGGAGACTCCCTACCCCGGCGGCACCGATCTGCCGCGGCACTACTACCGGACGCTGGACCCCTTCGTGAGCCTGACGGCGGCGGCCGTGGCCACCAAGCACCTGCTCGTGGCAACGGGGATCGCGCTGATGATCCAGCGGGATCCGATCATCACCGCCAAGGAGATCGCGAGCCTGGACCGCGTTTCGGGCGGAAGGGCGATCCTCGGTGTAGGCGCGGGCTGGAACCGCGAGGAGATGCGCAACCACGGCACCGAACCGGCACACCGCGGCGCCCTCATGGACGAGCGCATCAGGGCCATCCGGTCGTTGTGGACCGAGGAGGTGGCCGAGTTCCACGGCGACCACGTGGACATCGAGGCCTCGTACTGCTGGCCGAAGCCGGTGCAGCAGCCGCATCCGCCGATCTACGTCGGCGGTGAGAGCGAGCGCTCGGTGGAGCGCGTCGCCGAGTACGGCGGCGGGTGGCTGCCGCGGGCCGGAACCGAGGACCTGGCCGGAAGCATCGCGCGGGTTCGCGACCGGGCCGGGTGGCGCGTCCCGGTGTCGTTGTACGCGGCGGGCGACGACGCCGCCTCCGTCGAGGAGTACGCACGCGCCGGAGTGGACCGCGTGCTGTTCTACCTGCCCACCGTCGACCGGGACTCGACGCTGCGTTATCTCGACCAGTTCTCCGAGCTGGCGCGCAAGGCCCTCTGA
- the pobA gene encoding 4-hydroxybenzoate 3-monooxygenase: MRTQVAIVGAGPAGMLLSQLLHLQGIDSVVLERRSREYVQQRVRAGVLEQGTVDVLRDADVAERLDEQGHPHHGVNVQFDGERLRIPLSELTGGRTITVYGQQEVVKDLADRREKDGGRVYYEVSDVSVDGVDTDRPVVRFTSDGSTQELHCDYVAGCDGFHGVCRNTVPDSVRTTYERVYPFGWLGILAEVAPSSEELIYSNHPNGFALHSLRSSELSRLYLQCDPQDPIEQWPDERIWEELQTRLGTPGWKLREGPVIDKNITALRSFVTEPMSYGRLFLAGDSAHIVPPTGAKGLNLAVADVDRLARALTDRYHSGSTTGLDTYSQECLRRVWRVQHFSWWMTSMTHRFDGPDSAYDRRLQRSQFDYLCSSEAAATTLAENYVGLAAV; the protein is encoded by the coding sequence ATGCGCACCCAGGTCGCGATCGTGGGAGCGGGACCGGCGGGCATGCTGCTGTCCCAGCTGCTGCACCTGCAGGGAATCGATTCCGTCGTGCTCGAACGCCGCAGTCGCGAGTACGTGCAGCAGCGTGTGCGGGCGGGGGTCCTCGAGCAGGGCACCGTCGACGTGCTGCGGGACGCCGACGTGGCCGAGCGCCTGGACGAGCAGGGGCATCCGCATCACGGGGTGAACGTGCAGTTCGACGGGGAACGTCTGCGCATCCCGCTCAGCGAGCTCACAGGTGGCCGTACCATCACCGTTTACGGCCAGCAGGAAGTGGTCAAGGATCTCGCCGACCGCCGGGAGAAGGACGGCGGCCGGGTGTACTACGAGGTGTCGGACGTCTCCGTCGACGGGGTCGACACCGATCGACCGGTCGTGCGATTCACTTCCGACGGGAGCACGCAGGAGCTGCACTGCGACTACGTGGCCGGTTGCGACGGTTTCCACGGAGTGTGCCGGAACACCGTTCCCGATTCGGTCCGCACCACTTATGAACGGGTTTATCCGTTCGGCTGGCTCGGAATACTCGCCGAAGTGGCACCGTCCAGCGAGGAATTGATCTATTCGAACCATCCAAACGGGTTCGCTCTGCACAGTCTCCGCTCCTCCGAATTGAGCAGGCTGTACTTGCAGTGCGATCCACAGGATCCGATCGAGCAGTGGCCGGACGAACGGATCTGGGAAGAGTTGCAGACCAGGTTGGGAACTCCGGGCTGGAAGCTGCGCGAAGGCCCCGTGATCGACAAGAACATCACGGCGCTGCGCAGCTTCGTCACCGAACCGATGAGTTACGGCAGGCTGTTCCTGGCCGGGGACTCGGCCCACATCGTTCCGCCCACCGGTGCGAAGGGGCTCAACCTCGCCGTGGCCGATGTGGACCGGCTGGCACGCGCGCTCACCGATCGCTACCACAGCGGCAGTACCACGGGGCTGGACACCTACTCCCAGGAGTGCCTGCGCCGCGTGTGGCGGGTGCAGCACTTCTCCTGGTGGATGACCTCGATGACGCACCGCTTCGACGGGCCGGACTCCGCCTACGACAGGCGGTTGCAGCGCTCCCAGTTCGACTACCTGTGCTCCTCGGAGGCCGCTGCCACGACACTCGCCGAGAACTACGTGGGACTGGCCGCGGTCTGA